A part of Brassica rapa cultivar Chiifu-401-42 chromosome A05, CAAS_Brap_v3.01, whole genome shotgun sequence genomic DNA contains:
- the LOC103866955 gene encoding laccase-5 gives MKIIKSFLCFISFAVLFNPMAEANKAHHHEFIIQATKVKRLCETHNSITVNGMFPGPQLVINNGDTLVVKVINRARYNVTIHWHGVRQMRTGWADGPEFVTQCPIRPGSSYTYRFTIQGQEGTLWWHAHSSWLRATVYGSLLVLPPAGSSYPFPTPHRNVPLLLGEWWDANPVDVLRESIRTGAAPNISDAYTIDGQPGDLYKCSSQDTTIVPINVGETILLRVINSALNQPLFFTVANHKFTVVGADASYLKPFTTNVIVLGPGQTTDVLITGDQPPNRYYMAARAYQSAQNVPFGNTTTTAILQYKSAPCCIGGAKKGTSIKPIMPLLPAYNDTNTVTRFSQSFKSLRKAEVPTELDENLFITIGLGLNNCPKNFRSRRCQGLNGTRFTASMNNVSFALPSNYSLLQAHHHNIPGVFTTDFPAKPPVKFDYTGSNISRSLYQPDRGTKLYKLKYGSRVQIVLQDTGIVTPENHPIHLHGYDFYIVAEGFGNFNPKKDIRKFNLEDPPLRNTVGVPVNGWAVIRFVADNPGVWIMHCHLDAHISWGLAMAFLVENGKGLLETIEEPPADLPVC, from the exons ATGAAGATCATCAAGAGCTTCCTCTGTTTCATCTCTTTCGCAGTCCTCTTCAATCCCATGGCAGAAGCCAATAAAGCACACCACCATGAGTTCATT ATACAAGCAACGAAAGTGAAGAGACTATGTGAAACACACAACAGCATTACGGTCAACGGAATGTTCCCCGGTCCGCAACTTGTAATCAATAACGGTGACACTCTTGTTGTCAAAGTCATTAACCGAGCTCGGTACAACGTAACAATCCACTG GCACGGTGTGAGACAAATGCGAACCGGTTGGGCTGACGGACCGGAATTTGTTACTCAATGTCCAATCAGACCGGGATCCAGCTATACATACCGGTTTACAATTCAAGGACAAGAAGGTACACTTTGGTGGCATGCTCATAGTTCGTGGCTCAGAGCTACAGTCTACGGTTCACTCCTCGTCCTTCCTCCGGCTGGTTCGTCTTACCCATTCCCAACCCCTCACCGCAACGTCCCACTCCTCCTCG GTGAATGGTGGGACGCAAACCCGGTTGATGTGTTGAGAGAATCGATACGAACCGGAGCTGCTCCGAATATCTCCGACGCTTACACCATCGATGGTCAACCCGGCGATCTCTATAAGTGCTCTTCTCAAG ATACGACAATAGTACCCATAAATGTTGGTGAGACCATACTACTACGTGTAATAAACTCCGCACTGAACCAACCGTTATTTTTCACGGTGGCTAACCATAAGTTCACGGTGGTCGGAGCTGACGCGTCTTACCTAAAACCCTTCACCACCAACGTCATTGTTCTCGGTCCCGGCCAAACCACCGACGTCCTCATAACCGGTGACCAACCACCCAACCGCTATTACATGGCCGCAAGAGCTTACCAAAGCGCACAAAACGTACCGTTTGGCAACACAACCACAACAGCAATCCTTCAATACAAATCCGCCCCTTGCTGCATCGGCGGAGCCAAGAAGGGTACTTCCATCAAACCAATCATGCCTCTGCTCCCTGCTTACAACGACACAAACACGGTCACACGTTTCAGCCAAAGCTTCAAATCACTAAGAAAAGCCGAGGTTCCGACAGAACTCGACGAGAATCTCTTTATAACCATCGGACTCGGTCTCAACAATTGTCCTAAGAATTTTAGGTCAAGAAGATGTCAAGGTCTTAACGGTACACGCTTCACTGCATCAATGAACAATGTTTCGTTTGCTCTTCCTAGTAACTACTCTCTCCTTCAAGCTCACCACCATAATATTCCCGGAGTCTTTACAACAGATTTTCCGGCGAAGCCTCCGGTGAAATTTGATTACACTGGTAGCAACATAAGTCGATCTCTCTATCAACCTGATAGAGGGACCAAGCTGTACAAGCTCAAGTATGGATCAAGGGTTCAGATTGTTCTTCAAGATACTGGTATAGTAACTCCCGAGAACCATCCTATTCATCTACATGGTTACGATTTCTACATTGTTGCCGAGGGTTTTGGTAACTTCAATCCCAAGAAAGATATCAGGAAATTCAATCTTGAAGATCCGCCTCTTAGAAACACTGTTGGTGTTCCTGTTAATGGTTGGGCCGTTATCAGATTTGTCGCAGATAACCCTG GGGTTTGGATAATGCATTGTCATCTAGATGCACATATATCTTGGGGATTAGCCATGGCTTTCTTGGTTGAGAACGGGAAAGGACTATTAGAGACAATTGAGGAGCCTCCGGCTGATTTGCCCGTGTGTTAG
- the LOC103866957 gene encoding protein trichome birefringence-like 33 → MKPSSPMSFTSSSLSPSLPRKKRLSPYLFTLLTFILFVCVLYGEDFMCIFGQLEPTFAFQPSPKPSNKKAEKLAFAIGKTEENCDVFSGKWVRDEASRPQYEEWECPYIQPQLTCQERGRPDKDYQFWRWQPNHCDLPSFNATLMLETLRGKRMMYVGDSLNRGMFVSMICLLHRVIPDDQKSIKTTGSLTVFTAKEYNATIEFYWAPFLLESNSDDAIVHRISDRVVRKGSINKHGRHWKNVDIIVFNTYLWWMTGLKMKILQGSFEDKEKVITEVSTEDAYRMGMKSMLRWVKNNMDRKKTRVFFTSMSPTHAKGIDWGGEPGQNCYNQTALIEDPNYWGSDCRKSIMKVIGEVFGRSKTPITLLNITQMSNYRKDAHTSIYKKQWSPLTTEQLENPTSYADCVHWCLPGLQDTWNELLFAKLFYP, encoded by the exons ATGAAACCTTCATCACCAATGTCCTTCACTTCTTCTTCCCTTTCTCCTTCACTTCCAAGAAAAAAACGTCTCTCTCCTTACCTCTTCACACTCTTAACATTCATCCTCTTCGTCTGTGTTCTCTATGGTGAAGACTTCATGTGCATCTTTGGCCAGCTTGAACCCacttttgccttccaaccttcTCCAAAACCTAGTAACAAGAAAGCAGAGAAGCTTGCGTTTGCTATTGGCAAAACAGAGGAAAACTGTGACGTCTTTAGCGGAAAATGGGTGAGAGATGAAGCTTCCCGACCACAGTACGAGGAATGGGAGTGTCCGTACATCCAACCTCAGCTTACGTGTCAAGAACGCGGACGTCCCGACAAAGATTACCAGTTCTGGCGGTGGCAACCTAATCACTGCGATCTTCCCTC TTTCAACGCCACGTTGATGTTGGAAACACTGAGAGGGAAGAGGATGATGTACGTAGGAGACTCGTTAAACCGTGGCATGTTTGTATCAATGATCTGTCTTCTTCATCGTGTCATCCCTGATGATCAGAAATCCATTAAAACTACTGGTTCCCTCACTGTCTTCACTGCCAAG GAGTATAACGCGACGATAGAGTTCTATTGGGCACCGTTTCTTCTAGAATCAAACTCAGATGATGCTATTGTCCATAGAATATCAGATAGGGTTGTGAGGAAAGGGTCAATCAACAAACACGGTCGTCATTGGAAAAACGTTGATATAATCGTCTTCAATACTTATCTATGGTGGATGACTGGCTTGAAGATGAAGATACT GCAAGGATCGTTTGAAGATAAAGAGAAGGTTATCACAGAGGTTTCTACTGAAGATGCTTATAGGATGGGGATGAAGAGCATGTTGAGATGGGTGAAGAACAATATGGATCGTAagaaaactagggttttcttcaCAAGCATGTCTCCAACTCATGCCAA GGGCATAGATTGGGGAGGTGAACCGGGACAGAACTGCTATAACCAGACAGCACTAATAGAAGATCCAAACTACTGGGGCTCAGATTGTCGGAAAAGCATAATGAAAGTGATTGGAGAAGTGTTTGGGAGATCGAAAACACCGATAACGTTACTGAACATAACGCAGATGTCAAACTATAGGAAAGATGCGCACACTTCGATATACAAGAAGCAGTGGAGTCCACTTACGACGGAGCAGCTAGAGAATCCTACGAGCTATGCGGATTGTGTGCACTGGTGCTTGCCTGGCCTTCAAGATACTTGGAATGAACTTCTATTTGCTAAACTTTTCTATCCTTGA
- the LOC103866953 gene encoding PRA1 family protein B2, whose amino-acid sequence MSSPATLPVTNQQATQSQPPINTPAFRTFLSRLSSSLRASLSQRRPWLELIDRTSFARPDSLTDSISRIRKNLAYFKVNYAAIVSLVLAFSLLSHPFSLLVLLSLLGAWMFLYLFRSSDQPLVIFGRGFSDRETLLGLVVTTIVVVFMTSVGSLLTSALTVGVAVVCLHGAFRVPDDLFLDEQEPANAGLISFIGNSAAATSAAAASVVAGRV is encoded by the coding sequence ATGTCTTCTCCGGCGACTCTCCCCGTCACCAACCAGCAAGCCACTCAATCCCAGCCACCGATCAACACCCCCGCCTTCCGCACATTCCTCTCCCGCCTCTCCTCCTCCCTCCGCGCCAGCCTCTCCCAACGCCGCCCGTGGCTCGAACTCATAGATCGAACCTCGTTCGCCAGACCCGACTCTCTAACCGACTCGATCTCCCGGATCCGCAAGAACCTCGCCTACTTCAAGGTCAACTACGCCGCGATCGTCTCCTTAGTCCTCGCCTTCTCCCTCCTCTCCCACCCCTTCTCGCTCCTCGTCCTCCTCTCGCTCCTCGGCGCGTGGATGTTCCTCTACCTCTTCAGATCCTCGGATCAGCCGCTGGTTATCTTCGGGCGCGGCTTCTCGGATCGCGAGACGTTGCTCGGGCTCGTGGTGACGACGATTGTCGTTGTGTTTATGACGAGCGTTGGATCTTTGTTGACTTCTGCGTTGACCGTTGGCGTGGCGGTTGTTTGCTTGCACGGCGCGTTTAGGGTTCCGGATGATTTGTTCTTGGATGAGCAGGAGCCTGCTAACGCGGGGCTGATCTCGTTTATTGGTAACTCCGCTGCTGCTACTTCGGCTGCTGCTGCTTCCGTTGTCGCGGGACGTGTTTGA
- the LOC117134083 gene encoding uncharacterized protein LOC117134083, whose amino-acid sequence MFTKREATASTLWNLKQTKDQNLRDYMERFKSVVSRINIPDHIAVDALRNNLLVECKFREDLYRCTATTLQDAVARSHNFIRMEEHTKAILSKHNSAKPSAPKNAATAHAEPRQHAPSDKNNRKNGLLYVVDENGKKWNTFHRETDPPSESPRATVPATVAQVDSAAGSSRTPPGLTKSCKLHGVKGHDTSECKTLFAQFLSSLESGEIKIPPPKPKSENSWSRNKDRKNQRKNQAKPRQDDQKPKVAEQIPHQDDDGDASADEDPPAARQRIEVIRAQPESSSDEKSDLEEALAPLDLRVLLKRKTTSTNDKTPGSSDLRVKLNAKRTKHSLSPGSSLATTDGNPIVDLRDQLNARVSDLRAKLDHKKAGSPKESEDLRALLTRKQSSVRPRINVIRGGSPPCGDSVRAVKDHRRMVDTSQRWPQKFPTDLPISFSTEDLVGVNFPHNDPLLVVLAIDKYDVTKVLIDTGSSVDIIFRETLVKMGIDLKDVKPSSRTLTGFNGSSEVIMGTIRLSVQAEGVARMVKFSVVSTKAPYHVILGTPWLYSMRAIASTYHQCVKFPGMYGTIKTVRGDQRAARDLLIATVKLQRSQSLVNSISPPISKICPQKEEMLEVPVDESDPSKVLRVGAYLSDEMQRDITDFLKQNLSTFAWSMTDMQGIDQSITTHELNVDPNIKPIRQKRRKLDPERSKAVVEEVERLLSAGSIAEVRYPEWLANPVVVKKKNGKWRMCVDFTDLNKACPKDSYPLPNIDRLVESTAGNEMLTFMDAFSGYNQIMMHPDDREKTSFITDRGTYCYKVMPFGLKNAGATYQRLVNRMFAKQLGTTMEVYIDDMLVKSVRANDHLAHLRECFDILNAYKMKLNPAKCTFGVSSGEFLGYIVTQRGIEANPKQISAVLDLPSPRNCREVQRLTGRIAALNRFISRSTDKCLPFYDLLRGNKKFIWDDKCEEAFNQLKHYLTTPPILAKPDIGDVLSLYIAVSSAAVSSVLIKEDRGEQRPVFYMSRRMTGPETRYPTLKKMALAVVESAGKLRPYFQSHSVEVLTDQPLRTVLQNTNRAGRLTKWAIELGELDITYKCRTAAKAQVLADFLVELSPELAQDLETSDSTWILHVDGSSTNKGSGAGVQLQSPSGELIRQSFGFGFPASNNEAEYESLIAGLRLAKAVKAKRLSAYCDSQLVASQFSGDYDARNDRMDAYLRVVQSLAKEFEFFELTKVPCGENVCADALAALGSKLRDQVKRTIPIHRIEKPSIDISTESANFVTTESETTSLSETNDDSEMTEQDQLIPDWRTEFIQYLTKGTLPTDKWAARRLKRRSAHYVVMEEELHRVTANKVLLKCIFAEQTQLVMAETHEGAGGNHSGGRSLALKIRNLGFFWPTMNTDCEAYARRCDKCQRHAPSIHSPTELLRTSAAPYPFMRWGMDIIGPMPNSRQRRFVLVLTDYFTKWIEAEAFAQVTEKEVRGFVWKNIICRHDLPYEIVTDNGSQFMAGNFKDFCNKWNIRLSPSTPRYPQENGQAESSNKIIIDGIKKRLDLKKGHWADELDGVLWSHRTTPRGATKSTPFSLAYGMEAMAPAEVNVTSLRRSKMPQHVELNQEMLLDALDGLEEKRDQALLRIQNYQNQIESYYNKKVRSRPLELGDLVMRKVFENTKEPNAGKLGANWEGPYKITQVVKPGVYRLETSRGEAVPRAWNSMHLRRFYS is encoded by the coding sequence ATGTTCACCAAGCGTGAAGCAACGGCTTCGACTCTCTGGAACCTCAAGCAAACGAAGGACCAGAATCTTCGTGATTACATGGAACGTTTTAAGTCGGTCGTGTCAAGAATCAATATCCCAGACCACATCGCCGTCGATGCCTTGAGGAACAATCTCCTTGTGGAATGTAAGTTCCGAGAAGATCTCTATCGATGCACCGCCACGACGTTGCAAGATGCCGTTGCTCGTTCTCACAACTTCATTCGTATGGAAGAACACACTAAAGCGATCTTGAGCAAGCACAACTCGGCGAAGCCATCAGCGCCTAAAAACGCTGCCACAGCTCACGCCGAACCTCGTCAACATGCTCCAAGTGACAAAAACAACCGTAAGAACGGCCTCCTTTACGTCGTCGACGAAAATGGGAAGAAGTGGAACACCTTTCATCGGGAAACCGATCCTCCAAGTGAATCCCCCCGAGCAACGGTGCCAGCCACGGTCGCCCAGGTCGATTCGGCAGCAGGATCCTCCCGGACCCCACCAGGGCTTACTAAATCGTGCAAACTCCACGGTGTAAAAGGTCACGACACTTCAGAGTGCAAAACACTTTTTGCGCAATTCCTCTCCTCACTCGAAAGCGGTGAAATTAAGATCCCTCCTCCGAAGCCAAAAAGCGAGAACAGTTGGAGCAGAAACAAGGACAGGAAAAATCAGCGAAAAAATCAAGCAAAACCGCGTCAAGACGACCAAAAGCCAAAGGTCGCCGAGCAAATCCCACATCAAGATGATGATGGTGACGCCTCAGCTGACGAAGATCCGCCAGCAGCCAGACAAAGGATTGAAGTCATTCGAGCCCAACCGGAGTCCTCATCAGACGAAAAGAGCGATCTCGAGGAAGCCCTCGCCCCGTTGGACTTACGCGTACTCCTCAAACGAAAGACCACGTCGACGAATGACAAGACTCCCGGATCTTCCGATCTCCGAGTCAAGCTCAATGCTAAAAGAACTAAGCATTCGCTGAGCCCAGGATCTTCACTGGCAACTACGGACGGCAATCCTATCGTCGATCTACGCGATCAGCTTAACGCGCGAGTCAGCGATCTGCGTGCAAAGCTGGACCACAAAAAGGCCGGGTCGCCGAAAGAAAGCGAAGACCTCCGAGCTCTTCTCACCAGGAAGCAATCAAGTGTCAGGCCGCGGATCAACGTGATTAGGGGAGGATCTCCACCTTGCGGGGATTCCGTACGAGCGGTCAAAGATCACCGACGAATGGTGGACACCTCGCAGCGCTGGCCGCAGAAGTTCCCAACTGATCTCCCAATCTCCTTCTCAACTGAAGACCTTGTCGGAGTAAATTTTCCTCACAACGATCCTCTTCTCGTCGTTTTAGCTATCGATAAGTACGACGTCACCAAAGTGCTGATCGATACTGGCAGCTCGGTTGATATCATTTTTCGCGAAACTCTCGTAAAAATGGGAATCGACTTAAAAGACGTGAAACCGTCTTCTAGGACTCTCACCGGCTTTAACGGTTCTTCCGAAGTAATCATGGGAACTATCCGTCTCTCGGTACAAGCAGAGGGAGTAGCTCGGATGGTCAAGTTCTCGGTAGTCAGCACCAAGGCTCCCTACCACGTGATACTAGGCACTCCATGGTTGTACTCCATGCGTGCGATCGCATCCACGTACCATCAGTGCGTCAAATTCCCGGGAATGTATGGCACGATTAAGACAGTGAGAGGAGATCAACGGGCCGCACGAGATCTCTTAATCGCCACGGTCAAACTGCAGCGATCTCAGTCACTAGTCAACTCAATCTCCCCTCCTATCAGCAAGATCTGCCCACAAAAAGAAGAGATGCTCGAAGTCCCAGTCGACGAATCGGATCCAAGTAAAGTGCTACGAGTAGGCGCTTATCTATCGGACGAGATGCAACGTGATATCACGGATTTCCTGAAGCAAAACTTGTCTACCTTTGCTTGGTCGATGACTGACATGCAGGGAATCGACCAGTCCATCACGACTCACGAGCTAAACGTAGACCCAAATATTAAGCCCATCCGACAGAAGAGACGAAAGTTGGATCCCGAAAGATCCAAAGCAGTTGTCGAGGAAGTCGAGCGCTTACTAAGCGCGGGCTCGATAGCAGAAGTTCGTTACCCGGAATGGCTCGCTAACCCGGTGGTTGTCAAGAAGAAAAACGGCAAGTGGCGCATGTGCGTCGATTTTACTGACCTCAACAAAGCCTGCCCAAAAGACAGCTACCcccttccgaacatcgacagactTGTCGAATCAACTGCCGGCAATGAAATGCTCACGTTTATGGACGCTTTCTCGGGATACAACCAGATCATGATGCATCCCGATGATCGAGAGAAGACGTCGTTCATAACGGATCGAGGAACTTACTGCTACAAAGTAATGCCCTTCGGGCTGAAGAACGCCGGTGCGACGTACCAGCGACTTGTCAACCGCATGTTCGCTAAACAGCTCGGTACAACGATGGAAGTGTACATCgatgacatgctcgtcaaatcagTCCGAGCAAACGACCACCTGGCACATTTAAGGGAGTGTTTCGACATCCTAAACGCGTACAAGATGAAGCTAAACCCGGCCAAATGCACCTTCGGGGTATCGTCCGGAGAATTCCTTGGCTACATAGTGACGCAGCGGGGAATCGAAGCAAACCCGAAGCAAATATCAGCTGTCCTTGATCTCCCCAGTCCGAGAAACTGCCGAGAAGTCCAGCGACTAACAGGccgaatcgcagcacttaatcGTTTCATCTCCCGATCCACCGATAAATGTCTCCCATTCTATGATCTCctccgaggaaacaaaaaatTCATTTGGGACGATAAATGTGAGGAGGCTTTTAATCAGCTCAAACATTACCTTACGACGCCTCCTATCCTGGCTAAGCCAGACATAGGCGACGTTTTATCTCTCTACATTGCGGTCTCGTCTGCCGCAGTCAGCAGCGTACTAATCAAGGAAGACCGAGGAGAACAACGACCTGTTTTCTACATGAGTAGAAGGATGACCGGACCAGAGACCCGGTACCCGACACTTAAAAAGATGGCCCTGGCCGTCGTCGAATCAGCGGGGAAACTCCGCCCCTATTTTCAGTCACACTCGGTAGAAGTTCTCACCGACCAGCCGCTCAGAACTGTCTTGCAGAACACTAACAGAGCTGGCCGCCTTACCAAGTGGGCGATCGAACTCGGAGAGCTCGACATCACCTACAAGTGTAGAACTGCCGCTAAGGCCCAAGTCCTCGCCGATTTCCTCGTGGAGTTATCTCCGGAACTCGCTCAGGATTTGGAAACTTCAGATTCGACCTGGATCCTGCATGTCGACGGTTCCTCGACAAACAAAGGCTCTGGAGCAGGAGTTCAACTTCAATCCCCGTCAGGAGAACTTATTCGACAGTCGTTCGGTTTCGGTTTCCCAGCGTCGAACAACGAGGCGGAGTATGAGTCACTCATCGCCGGTCTTCGCCTCGCCAAAGCAGTCAAGGCTAAGCGGCTCAGTGCATACTGCGACTCGCAGCTCGTCGCCAGTCAGTTCAGCGGTGATTACGATGCGCGCAACGATAGAATGGATGCTTACCTCCGAGTCGTACAGTCGTTAGCTAAAGAGTTCGAATTCTTCGAGCTCACAAAGGTTCCCTGCGGAGAAAATGTATGTGCCGATGCATTAGCAGCACTCGGAAGCAAGCTCCGCGATCAAGTCAAAAGGACTATTCCAATCCATCGAATCGAGAAACCAAGTATCGACATCTCAACGGAATCGGCTAACTTCGTCACCACGGAATCCGAAACAACGTCCTTATCTGAAACCAACGACGACTCCGAGATGACAGAACAAGATCAACTGATACCAGATTGGAGGACTGAATTCATTCAGTATCTCACCAAGGGCACGCTTCCCACTGATAAATGGGCCGCAAGACGACTAAAGCGACGCAGCGCGCACTACGTCGTCATGGAAGAAGAACTCCACCGGGTAACAGCTAACAAGGTTCTCCTCAAATGCATTTTCGCCGAGCAAACACAGTTAGTAATGGCAGAAACTCACGAAGGAGCGGGTGGAAACCACTCTGGAGGTCGGTCACTAGCCTTGAAAATTCGGAACTTGGGATTCTTCTGGCCAACTATGAATACCGACTGCGAAGCATATGCCCGTCGATGCGACAAATGCCAACGACACGCTCCAAGTATCCACAGCCCAACCGAGCTACTGCGAACTTCCGCAGCACCTTACCCATTTATGCGATGGGGGATGGATATCATCGGACCAATGCCGAATTCTCGCCAACGTCGCTTCGTGCTGGTATTGACCGACTATTTCACCAAATGGATTGAAGCAGAAGCCTTCGCGCAGGTTACAGAGAAGGAGGTTCGCGGCTTCGTTTGGAAGAACATTATCTGTCGCCACGACCTACCATACGAGATCGTGACGGACAACGGATCACAGTTTATGGCCGgaaattttaaagatttctGCAACAAGTGGAACATCCGACTAAGCCCGTCAACGCCGAGGTATCCTCAAGAAAACGGACAAGCAGAATCTTCGAATAAGATTATCATCGACGGAATCAAGAAGCGCCTTGATCTCAAAAAGGGACattgggccgacgaactcgacgGCGTGCTCTGGTCGCATCGAACAACCCCCCGAGGAGCAACAAAATCTACTCCCTTCTCACTCGCTTACGGGATGGAGgcgatggctccggccgaggtCAATGTAACGAGTCTCCGccggtccaagatgcctcagCACGTTGAGCTTAACCAAGAGATGCTGCTAGATGCCCTCGATGGGCTAGAAGAGAAGCGCGACCAAGCCTTACTTCGGATCCAGAATTACCAAAACCAAATCGAGAGCTACTACAACAAGAAGGTCCGCTCGCGTCCTCTCGAGCTCGGTGATCTGGTTATGAGAAAAGTCTTCGAGAACACCAAAGAACCCAACGCTGGAAAACTCGGCGCGAATTGGGAAGGACCATATAAGATCACTCAAGTCGTCAAACCAGGAGTATACCGACTCGAGACTTCCCGCGGAGAAGCAGTCCCACGAGCTTGGAACTCCATGCATCTTCGTCGTTTTTACTCGTAA
- the LOC103866956 gene encoding abscisic acid receptor PYL6, which translates to MPTSLQFQRSSSAAETSNATVSSYHHHHKQIHKVSLTRGMADVPEHVEIFHTHVVSPSQCFSVVVQDVDASASAVWSILSRFEHPQAYKHFVKSCHVAVGDGREVGSVREVRVVSGLPAAFSLERLEIMDDDRHVISFSVVGGDHRLQNYRSVTTVHECSSTEDGKKRARVVESYVVDVPAGNDKEETCSFADTIVRCNLHSLAKLAENKPK; encoded by the coding sequence atgccAACGTCGCTACAGTTTCAAAGATCTTCCTCCGCCGCAGAAACATCCAACGCCACCGTCAGCTCTTATCACCACCACCATAAACAGATTCATAAAGTGAGCCTCACGCGTGGGATGGCTGATGTGCCGGAGCACGTGGAGATTTTCCACACCCACGTGGTTAGTCCCTCTCAGTGCTTCTCCGTCGTGGTGCAAGACGTGGACGCTTCGGCTTCCGCCGTCTGGTCGATTCTCAGTCGCTTTGAACACCCTCAAGCGTACAAACACTTCGTTAAGAGCTGTCACGTGGCTGTTGGAGACGGCCGAGAGGTTGGGTCGGTGAGAGAGGTCCGAGTTGTCTCGGGTCTCCCCGCCGCGTTCAGCTTAGAGAGACTCGAGATCATGGACGATGATCGCCATGTCATCAGCTTCAGCGTCGTGGGTGGGGACCACAGGCTTCAGAACTACAGGTCGGTGACGACGGTGCACGAGTGTTCGTCGACGGAGGACGGTAAAAAGAGGGCACGTGTTGTGGAGTCATACGTCGTTGACGTACCGGCAGGTAACGATAAGGAAGAGACTTGCAGCTTCGCAGATACTATTGTACGTTGCAACTTGCACTCGCTGGCTAAACTCGCCGAGAACAAGCCTAAATAA
- the LOC103866959 gene encoding F-box protein At3g03040-like gives MPGLLGNCPCLETLVIEGGLMHDDVTYMCGGGCGCFYRQRRGPSLGCCPVKVVKIHGFGGTVMIKLFLDYLPCLEEMRVYVQEEENSPTTELEENHGVSKRVLDMFQLYNKSSRSRCNVKIMVGDVLCV, from the exons ATGCCAGGTCTTCTAGGGAACTGTCCATGTTTAGAAACTCTAGTCATTGAG GGGGGTCTCATGCACGATGATGTGACGTATATGTGCGGGGGTGGTTGTGGCTGCTTTTATAGGCAGCGCAGAGGACCTTCACTTGGATGTTGTCCAGTAAAAGTGGTGAAGATTCACGGGTTTGGAGGAACGGTGATGATAAAGCTTTTCTTGGACTATTTGCCATGTTTGGAGGAGATGAGGGTCTATGTTCAAGAAGAGGAGAATAGTCCTACTACAGAGCTAGAAGAAAACCACGGAGTTTCTAAACGTGTCTTGGACATGTTCCAACTTTACAACAAGTCATCGAGATCGAGATGCAATGTTAAAATCATGGTGGGCGATGTTCTTTGCGTATGA